The nucleotide window TTtgagtaatataatataattatatcgTAATTTTGttatatacaaatatattttaaaagcttcaagataattgaacttgaatataattatttataattacttgcataattattttaatttttatatttttaaaatttatactaaattcaataaaattagttaattataataattatctaAACATGCCACAGCACTAATAATTATGTTGAAATTCaattattatatgaatttttaatttgtatttcaaattttataaatttattacacAATCTAGTAGACAGGGCAAGTGTGATTAAATGTTGTGCCAAATGGGGAGATGGGGGGGCGGCGGCTTTGTGGGCACCGAAATATTCGTACGACGTCGATTGCCCATCCTTATCTATAAAACTAACAAAGTTTCTTTCTCTTGTATTCTGAACTTTAGCTGGAAGCTTTACTGGTTGCCGCTAGATTTTAGGACAGTCTCCTACgcaataaagtaaataaattttccaaagaaaaaagtaaataaaaatattcgAAAGTATAATAACTAGTTAAATTAAAAGTATTTAGGTAATAATTAATAGAAGGAAAAATTGATAACTTCTTACAAAAACTGATAAATCTTTTTTTCTCAAATCTTTTAAAGAAATATTAatactttattttattatgaatttatttattttaaactttctCCTCTTAACTTATAAGTAAGAAGATAATACATTTTAGTGTCTTTCAAACTCACGCCTTCTTATATCAATAATAATATCTAAAATACTTGAGTTGAGAccaatctatttttatttttaaatataaaagtatccttttcattttagaaaaattaacgTAAATTTACCATTCTGCCATTAACCAAGGGCACAATGATGGCAAAGTTGGTTGAAATCAATAAATTCaactcatttcattcataattttttttatttttaaaaatttatttttctttctcaatataatgtttttgatgaatattttaaatattttaattaattaaattttataaaaaattaatttcctatcaaaagttaaaatataactattttaTAGATACTCTAAAATACaaatattatttttctaaataataataaaatatctgaaTATAATCTTGAATCATCTATTTTCAGAATTattcatttataaatattttactcAAATATTATGTTTCAGTAAAGAATTTTATATAAAGAGTTGAACTGTATTTTACCCTACTAAaaagtaaataatatattaaatcaaagatctaattaattttttattaaaataatctattttattataaaatattgacGTAATTGAAACTAAAGTAAGACACATAGCATGTCAAATACATTACATGTTGACATAAAGAGGCTATTTTaagtaaaatgaataaaattttaaccaatgaGATGTATGAAACTGTTGACAGGAAATGAAATAGATAGAAGTTTTTATGTGAAGGGACTAATATTAGCAACCCGATAATCAcacattatcatttaatttatttatttatttttaagtaaaaatataataaaatacaaataaaCTGGCTTTATAAGTCTTTGACGCTTGTCGGAAAGAATTATATCCAAAGAAAAAACTAATCAAAATCAATTACATTTACAGCAAGGCACCTCCACccacttttattttttattttttatacaacCTCCACCCTCTCTTTCACTACACAGTATAGCGTAATAATAACCCACAACTTTCCAGTTTGGAATTGTTGATTGGTCGGAACAAATTCTGCGAAAAAAAAGAAATTGTCAAAGTTCCCGTGAAAGATTTTAAGCTAAAAGCCTAAAGAGTGCAATTAATGTTTGCAGTTAATGGAAGTACTTAACACACTGTATGCCTGTTTCAACGAACTCATTAACGATGGCCATGAAACTCGCTTCCGAATCTCCCTTTCTTCCCTTAAATTCATGACAATCCTCGGAGCCTTTCACGATTCCACTTTGTAAGCAAACTCCCCCCTTACCTTCGTTTCTTCTTAACTCTGGGGTTTCTCTACTTTTCTTGTAAGCATCTGTTTCTGAGTTTATTTTCTTATATTGAATTTCGTTTTGTTCTATAAGTTGCCATTTTGCCAATGGTTTTATCTTTAACTTTTGGGTTATATATAATACGGTGGGGTGCTGTGGGTATTAGTTTTCACTTTTAGCAGTCCTTATATATAGTATAATATATGGTGGGCTGTGGGTATTAGTTTTAAGTGTTCACTTGCTTTGGAAATTAAGGATTTTTTATGTTCTCTGTCAACAGGTGAAATTATCAGAATTTCACTTGTTTGAATTGTACTTTTTGGTCTTTGATTTGATTAGAAGTGGATTTAACATTTGTTTAGTTTGAATCCTGTTGCAGTTTTGTCCACATTTCTTAGCAACTTTCAtgacttttcttctttttttgaaaTAAACTTCCATGgcttttaattttcagaatattGTAGTTGACctttaatattttagttattgCTATTTATTGAATTTGTTGCCGTATTGTTGAACTGTGTATGCttgaattttctttatttttggacTTTTGTAAGTCTCTTTTAAGTGCCTAGAGTTTTGTTTTCCCTGCACAGGTTCTAAAGATGGAAAATATGAAGGTTTTTTCAGTTAAGGTGGAGGATGGAAGGGAAGGACGAGATGGGAAGCCATCAGTTGGTCCCGTGTACCGTAACCTACTCGCCAAGCAAGGATACCCTCCACCTGATCCTGAGATGTCTACCACATGGACTCTTTTCAGGTAACTTAATATGTTGCACTTGTATTTTTACTTTTTGATGTTACAGTACAGGCTTTTACATTGATCAAAAGCCAGTATCATTAACATACTAGAGTAGGAATTTGCATTGAAAATGCCTGCTGGAAGGCCTTATTGCTTAACTGATTATACTAATACAGTTCTAGATTATCCTTTCACGAACTAAATATCTTAGCATTCATGAATTTTGACAACAAGATAGATATTCTGCAGTTCATCTGTTGAGAAGTACCCTGGAAACAGGATGCTTGGATGGCGAAAATTTGTCAATGGCAAGGTTAAATTTATGTTCAATACAAGATTTCATAATTTGTACCAGATTTGTTCTAGCTGTTTCTCACTTTGTTTATCATTTAGGTGGGTCCTTATATCTGGAAAACATATAAGGAAGTTTATGATGAAGTTCTGCATGTTGGTTCTGCATTGCAAGCATCTGGTGCTGAACCTGTAAGCATAAACATATGTCAATTTTCTGATGCCTTGGAGACAAAGCGATTTTATTGTTTAGTCTGAATCTTTCCTCGCTACAGTTTTACTCACATATTTGTTGCAGGGATGTCGGGTTGGGATTTATGGAGCAAACTGCCCGCAGTGGATTATGGCAATGGAGGTCTGCTTTCAGATTTTGGCTATTGTATCAATTATGATAATGCTTTTAAAAGTAGTGACCTTTCAAGTTCCCTTTCAGCACTCGTTAGAATGGTCCTTTAACAACTTTTTCCAACGTGTAGGCCTGCGGTGCCCACGGTTTGGTTTGTGTGCCTCTCTATGATACACTAGGTAATTGCCTCTTGAGAAATTTCCTTCTTTTGAAGCAAATTCTATGATCTCTCTTTGCTCAAGAAGCTTCTTTTTTTCCCTTAATTTAATGCCTAACATTTTAGATTCTTACCTTCCCCCATTGTCTATTGCCATTGCAGCAGTGAAACTTTGGGGCTAGCTTTTACAAAAGCAGTTCCAAGTGTCCATGGCCATCACTCTTCTTAAATCCTATTATACTGAAACCTTTTCTAGCTAATAAGTTAATTTACCTCTAGGAGCTTCTTATTGATCTTCGTGGAAGGTGTTTCTACCACACATGATGTTGTACATAGTTTTTGGACCATCAAGATGCCTGCTATCTATAGGTCTCACTGTTGATTTGAATAGTATAGAATATTAAGCTTAAGGTTCATCTCCCTTTAACTTGTGTGCAGGGTCTGGAGCTGTAAATTTTATCATAGACCATGCAGAGGTTGATTTTGTATTCGTTCAAGACATAAAAGTAAAAGAAGTAAGGTTTAGGTTTTGACTTATGCCCTTTTCCATACACTTCTCCAATTTCAGAATCAACATTCTAATGTTTCCCATGCCTTTGCAGCTTTTGAATCCTAATTGTAAATCGGCTCAACGGCTGAAAGGTGAAAAATGAGTAAATAAACTTTAGTTTGCTGAAACTGCTTGAAGGCTCTATGCTAAGTTTTTCTCTGGTGGCAGCAATTGTTTGCTTCACATCGTTGGCTGAAGAAGACAATGCTAAGGCATCTCAAATGGGGATTAAGACATACTCGTGGACTGAGTTTCTCCACATGGTTAGGTTTCACTCTTAATAACTATACTCTGAGAGAGAGGGATTGAAAACTAATCGTCTATTTCACATTGATTTTGCATAAAAAATTATCATAGTAAGATCTCTCGATACTCATGTTCACCTTTTTAAATGTTGTGAGAGAAATGTTGAATccactttttcattttcattttcctgTCTGTGCCTATTGTTTCATCAGGGAAAGGAAAACCCTTGGGAGATTTCACCACCTCAACCATTTAGCATTTGCACCATTATGTATACAAGTGGAACCAGCGGAGATCCTAAAGGCGTTGTTTTAACACACGAAACAATGGCAACATTTGTATGTGGAGTTGATCTTTTCTTGGATCAATTTGAGGACAAGGTATACTTAATTCTGGAACTTAATATAAACAATCTCTTCAAAATAGCAATCTGCTCCTCTTGTTCAAAGTAACACTGCTGTGTCCTTTCTTGCTCACATTTACTTCAGGATCAATTTCAAGTGTGCCTTTCGTTTTAACATATAATGTTGGTTCACCTTCCTGATATATCGTTTGTTAAACAGATGACAGTGGATGATGTGTATTTGTCCTTCCTGCCCCTTGCTCATATCCTTGACCGCATGATAGAAGAATATTTTTTCCATAGAGGAGCATCCGTTGGCTACTACCATGGGGTTTGCTACTGGAGCTCTGTTTCTTTAAGGAACTCTTTAGTTGAGGAAATGTAAAATCAGTCCTAGGCGAGAGGGGGTGTTAAAGAACTTATGAACTTGTAATCAATAACATCAATGAAGTTTATTAGTCATTAGAAGGTGTTAAAATCATGGGAATGGTGCTTATTATGCCACTGCCAGGTACGGTGATGGTGGAATTATTTAGATACATATAAGCATAGGATCAGATGAGGGGAAAGAGAAGACGGGAGGTGGTCATCTCGATCCATGACTGGAACTTCTCTTATGAATTTCCATATTACATTAAAATTTTGCTTGGTTTCTTATTCTTTTTGTTTAAAACTTAATTGTAACTTAATGTGAAAAATATGTTGGTTCTTACAGAACTTGAAGGAACTGCGGGATGACATAATGGAGTTGAAACCCACATTTTTAGCAGGTGTACCTCGAGTTTATGATATGATTCATGAAGGCAAGTGATTGGAAAACCATTATCTTCTGATCAATTTTTAAGTAACAATGATTTGTTCGTCAAAGTTAATCCGTGTTTCAGGTATTCAAAAAGCACTGCAAGAACTAAGTCCATTGAGGAAGTGGATTTTTGATGCTCTCTACAAACAGTAAGACAATGCTCCCTACAAAGAGTAACACAACTCCTCCTACTTGTAGTAGAAGTGCATATAGAATAACCATGGGGCTGATGCATGCGTGTTTTGTTTACAGCAAACTTTCTTGGATGAATAAAGGGTATAAGCAAAAATTTGCATCTCCTTTAGCAGATTTGTTGGCCTTCAGGAAGGTAATGTCTTATCTCCTTCAGAAACCAAACTTCTAAACAGAAAATTTGGCCATATTTCGAAGCTTGATGGGTTCCATACATATACCCAACAATATGAAACATCGATTAACGGGTCCAGATCACATTAATACTTGTTCATTGGGCTTTGCATTATTCTAAACGGATATACAATTTCGGTGCCAACTTATCATTGGCTCTAGTATTCTGAAGACTGGTCCAAACCGGCCCAGTTCTCCCCGGTGTATGCCTTTGTCGTTCCCTTGAGTAGTGTGTACTCTTAAGCTTTGGGGAAAATAACCTCTCGACTATCTAATGTGTTATCATCTCTTTTTCCATTTCTACAAGGTCAAAGCTAAGTTAGGTGGTCGGCTTCGGTTGTTACTATCCGGAGGTGCACCATTGAGCTCTGAAGTTGAAGAATTCCTGCGGGTCACTTGTTGTGCCTTTGTTGTCCAAGGCTATGGTAATTTCCTGTCTATTGGAGTATGGAAAATAACGGCAGGCTATCTATGTCATATTTAAAACAAGggaatagaaaaaaaaagaaaaagaaaagaatgggcATGTCTTAGTTATATATAAAGTTCCCTGATCCTAGCACTAGTGCTTATTACCGTCAGGTGCATATGTTGCCTTAGTTGTAATTTTCTTATACAGATAATCTGCACATTGAACAATTTGTATTGTGATAATTATAGGATTGACTGAAACATGTGGAGCTTGCACTATTGGTTTTCCGGATGAGATGTGCTTTGTTGGTACTGTCGGGTCTCCAGCTGTGTACAACGACTTGCGCTTAGAGGAGGTTTCAGACATGGGCTATGATCCACTCGGAAATCCTCCCTGTGGTGAGATATGCGTGAAAGGAAAGACTATTTTCTCTGAGTACTACAAAAACCCTGAACTGACAAGAGAATCTTTCAAGGATGGATGGTTTCATACAGGTTAGGCGGTTCGATTTCCAGTCAAATTCTCAAACTGAAATTTTAATCACCAATCTTCAATTCTAATTCTGACATTCTTGACATTCTCAGGAGACATAGGCCAAATGCTTCCTAATGGAATTGTTAAGGTTATTGATAGGAAGAAAAATCTTATTAAGCTCTCCCAGGGAGAGTATGTCGCACTAGAGTACTTGGAAAATGTTTACGGAGTCACTCCAATCATCGATGATGTGAGAATCTCCATTGATCGACTCCTTTATTGATTTCGCAACAAAGTAATGCCCtttaatcaaatttaaaaaacaaatttCTTTAGGTATGGGTCTATGGAAACAGCTTCAAATCAATGCTAGTTGCAGTGGTTGTGCTACATGAAGAAAATGCTAAAAAATGGGCTGAGTTGAATGGTTACACTGTTTCACTCTCTGAGCTCTGTTCTCTGAGTAAGCTTCAGAATTATGTCCTCTCAGAGCTCAAATTCACAGCTGAGAAAAACAAGGTAACATCTACTTTAGTTTTCTTCCTCTACATCTTTCTTTACATTTTTTTCCATTAACATTTTGTTTGCATATTTGAACACCAGATGAGAGGTTTTGAGTATATCAAAGGAGTGATTTTGGAAGCCCGGGCTTTCGACATGGAGCGAGATCTAGTGACTGCAAcattgaagaaaaaaagaaacaatCTGCTCAAATATTATCAGGTAATGTGTGCATGatttttcattcatatatgcTTCTTGTTAGTTACCAGGTGACTTACCAAGTTACTTCACATGATGTTTGAACAGGCTGAAATAGATGCACTCTACCATAACTTGACTACAAAAAAATGAAAAGCCGAAGTAGTATGCTTGTGCCATACCCCCACGGTTTATCGTCATCCTATAGGTGAAAATGGTGTTGAATGCCTATGCTTAATGCATAATATAAGTAATAATTGTCGTTAACTGGTTTTCAATATAGAATTCAGAAGGCACAAGTTGCATTTCAGTGGGGAAAGGAAGAAGATATTATGGTGATATTAGCACAAcaaaagttgaaaatttaatcATACGCGTGGGTGTTTCACCTTcttatttatttgtattattcACCTATACTTTTGAGTTGgtaatatgtattttatatattttcatttagAAAAACTCATTTCAGAATTGACAAAAACGCAATGGCTATGTCTATTCACTACTGGAAAAACACAAATTTCACCATACTTGTTCATCCACTCACATATGCTTGAGAAGCCCTTTCATCTTCCTTGAAAAGCTTGTGACCAATCCTGTACAAAGCATATGCATCAATACATGCAAACTTAACCTGATCCTCGTCAAGAAACCTAGTTTATTGAGGCACTCATCATCACTTGGTCTCCATTTATGGAGCCCCACCAATCTGTTAGCAAGAACTTTCAAACCAGGCTTCCCATAGTAGCTGAGTGGGAACCATGCCTTAACCAAGGAACGAACATCAATAATCCTTCCGCAACTCAGTCCATACTCATTCTGGAGTTTAAACACAGTCTCTTCAATTTCGATTCCCACAAAAACCACGTCCGTGTCACTGAGAAAGGTTTTGATGGACTGAGGCATGTGGTTAATGTGGAGGAGCTGAATAACGAGGCACATGGTGTCAACACAGAGTTGTAGAGTGGCAATTTTGTTGCTCATTGATCTTATTGGATGAGATTTCCATTTACAGTTTAGCCCTGCAATAGTAAGTTTTTGCCCATTGAACATGAACTTGGATCGAACCTGGAGAACCCAAATTTCTGCTACAGAAGCCTCGTCAGTGA belongs to Gossypium arboreum isolate Shixiya-1 chromosome 7, ASM2569848v2, whole genome shotgun sequence and includes:
- the LOC108455548 gene encoding long chain acyl-CoA synthetase 1, producing the protein MENMKVFSVKVEDGREGRDGKPSVGPVYRNLLAKQGYPPPDPEMSTTWTLFSSSVEKYPGNRMLGWRKFVNGKVGPYIWKTYKEVYDEVLHVGSALQASGAEPGCRVGIYGANCPQWIMAMEACGAHGLVCVPLYDTLGSGAVNFIIDHAEVDFVFVQDIKVKELLNPNCKSAQRLKAIVCFTSLAEEDNAKASQMGIKTYSWTEFLHMGKENPWEISPPQPFSICTIMYTSGTSGDPKGVVLTHETMATFVCGVDLFLDQFEDKMTVDDVYLSFLPLAHILDRMIEEYFFHRGASVGYYHGNLKELRDDIMELKPTFLAGVPRVYDMIHEGIQKALQELSPLRKWIFDALYKHKLSWMNKGYKQKFASPLADLLAFRKVKAKLGGRLRLLLSGGAPLSSEVEEFLRVTCCAFVVQGYGLTETCGACTIGFPDEMCFVGTVGSPAVYNDLRLEEVSDMGYDPLGNPPCGEICVKGKTIFSEYYKNPELTRESFKDGWFHTGDIGQMLPNGIVKVIDRKKNLIKLSQGEYVALEYLENVYGVTPIIDDVWVYGNSFKSMLVAVVVLHEENAKKWAELNGYTVSLSELCSLSKLQNYVLSELKFTAEKNKMRGFEYIKGVILEARAFDMERDLVTATLKKKRNNLLKYYQAEIDALYHNLTTKK